A DNA window from Streptomyces sp. B21-083 contains the following coding sequences:
- a CDS encoding HAD hydrolase-like protein has protein sequence MSQTVRTRPGGSARTLSEAYDTALLDLDGVVYAGGNAIVHAVESLGVARDGGMRLAYVTNNALRTPDAVAEHLTELGIATKASDVITSAQAVARLIADQVPAGARVLVIGGEGLRVALRERGLEPVESAEDEPVAVVQGYGGPELPWGRFAEACYAIARGVPWFASNTDLTIPSARGIAPGNGAAVEVVRIATGAEPQVAGKPLPPMHRETVLRTGAERPLVVGDRMDTDIEGAFNGEVDSLLVLTGVADGAQLLAAPPQHRPTYVDADLRGLLTGQPDVTDEGDGFRCGGWTASAGEKRLELTGDGEALDGLRALCAAAWTAAGDGTCALDGGKALARLGL, from the coding sequence ATGAGCCAGACCGTCAGGACGCGGCCCGGAGGCAGTGCGCGGACCCTCAGTGAGGCGTACGACACGGCGCTGCTCGACCTCGACGGGGTGGTGTACGCGGGGGGCAACGCGATCGTGCACGCCGTCGAGTCGCTCGGTGTCGCGCGGGACGGTGGGATGCGGCTCGCCTATGTCACCAACAACGCGTTGCGCACCCCGGACGCGGTGGCCGAGCACCTCACCGAGCTGGGCATAGCGACGAAGGCCTCGGACGTCATCACCTCGGCGCAGGCCGTGGCCCGGTTGATCGCCGACCAGGTGCCGGCGGGCGCGCGTGTGCTGGTGATCGGCGGCGAGGGACTCCGGGTCGCACTGCGCGAGCGGGGGCTCGAACCCGTGGAGTCGGCCGAGGACGAGCCGGTGGCTGTCGTGCAGGGGTACGGCGGGCCCGAGTTGCCCTGGGGGCGGTTCGCCGAGGCGTGCTATGCCATCGCGCGCGGGGTGCCCTGGTTCGCGTCCAACACCGACCTGACGATTCCGAGCGCGCGCGGGATCGCGCCGGGCAACGGGGCCGCGGTGGAGGTCGTACGCATCGCGACCGGGGCCGAACCGCAGGTCGCGGGCAAGCCGTTGCCGCCGATGCACAGGGAGACCGTGCTGCGGACAGGGGCCGAGCGTCCACTGGTCGTCGGGGACCGGATGGACACGGACATCGAGGGCGCGTTCAACGGGGAGGTCGACTCGCTGCTCGTGCTGACCGGCGTGGCGGACGGCGCGCAGCTGCTGGCCGCGCCGCCGCAGCACCGGCCCACCTATGTCGACGCCGACCTGCGGGGGCTGCTGACCGGGCAGCCCGACGTGACGGACGAGGGCGACGGTTTCCGGTGCGGGGGATGGACGGCGAGCGCGGGGGAGAAGCGGCTGGAGCTGACAGGGGACGGGGAAGCGCTCGACGGGCTTCGCGCGCTGTGCGCGGCGGCCTGGACGGCCGCGGGGGACGGCACGTGTGCGTTGGACGGAGGGAAGGCGCTGGCGCGGCTGGGGTTGTGA
- a CDS encoding DUF1015 domain-containing protein produces the protein MNTAGPADVPARTGLQLTPFRGLRYDPDRVGSLAAVTSPPYDVIVRPDGLIHLESADPHNIVRLILPQAATPSIRNEQAADTLDDWLAEGILTADPEPALYVYEQRDTTGHLQRGVIGALRLSEPSEGVVLPHEDVMPHVVADRAALMRATTANLEPLLLTYRSDDSAAASQHTTSAVVERAAGRPPLLSTTTEDGFGHRLWAVTDPAELAGIQADLTHHQALIADGHHRWATYLRLRAEHPSPSPWDHGLVLLVNTVRYPLRVRAIHRLLHRLPVPEALAALEGLFRVRHLAVPLADALTALAEAATAGNAFLLAGDGAFHLVDRPDEALLARTVPAGRPQAWRTLDATVLHATLLDHVWHIPEDSPAHIAYIHDTAATVEKAEQEGGTAVLMHPVREEVVRDLARQGVTMPRKSTSFGPKPASGLVLRSLAH, from the coding sequence ATGAACACTGCAGGTCCCGCGGACGTACCGGCTCGCACGGGCCTTCAACTGACCCCGTTCCGGGGCCTGCGCTACGACCCCGACCGGGTCGGCAGCCTGGCCGCCGTGACCTCCCCGCCGTACGACGTCATCGTGCGCCCTGACGGCCTGATACACCTCGAATCGGCCGACCCGCACAACATCGTCCGGCTGATCCTCCCCCAGGCGGCGACCCCGTCCATCCGCAACGAACAGGCGGCGGACACCCTGGACGACTGGCTCGCCGAGGGCATCCTGACCGCCGACCCCGAACCCGCCCTGTACGTCTACGAGCAGCGCGACACGACGGGCCACCTCCAACGCGGGGTCATCGGCGCCCTGCGCCTGTCGGAGCCGTCGGAAGGCGTCGTCCTGCCGCACGAGGACGTCATGCCGCACGTCGTGGCGGACCGCGCGGCCCTGATGCGCGCCACCACCGCGAACCTCGAACCCCTCCTCCTCACCTACCGGAGCGACGACTCCGCCGCCGCGTCGCAGCACACCACGAGCGCGGTGGTCGAACGCGCCGCCGGCCGTCCACCGCTGCTCTCGACGACCACGGAGGACGGTTTCGGCCATCGCCTGTGGGCGGTAACCGACCCCGCCGAACTCGCCGGGATCCAGGCGGACCTGACACATCACCAGGCCCTCATCGCCGACGGCCACCACCGCTGGGCGACGTATCTGCGTCTACGCGCGGAGCATCCGTCCCCCAGCCCCTGGGACCACGGTCTGGTACTCCTCGTGAACACCGTCCGCTACCCCCTGCGCGTACGCGCGATCCACCGCCTGTTGCACCGCCTCCCCGTCCCGGAGGCCCTGGCGGCCCTGGAGGGCCTCTTCCGGGTACGCCACCTGGCAGTCCCGCTCGCCGACGCGCTGACCGCCCTCGCGGAGGCGGCCACCGCGGGCAACGCCTTCCTCTTGGCCGGCGACGGCGCCTTCCACCTCGTGGACCGCCCGGACGAGGCTCTCCTGGCCCGCACGGTCCCGGCCGGCCGGCCACAGGCCTGGCGCACCCTGGACGCGACGGTCCTGCACGCGACACTCCTCGACCACGTCTGGCACATCCCCGAGGACTCCCCGGCGCACATCGCGTACATCCATGACACTGCGGCGACGGTGGAGAAGGCTGAGCAGGAAGGCGGTACGGCCGTCCTGATGCACCCGGTCCGCGAGGAGGTCGTACGCGACCTGGCCCGCCAGGGCGTCACGATGCCCCGCAAGTCGACGTCCTTCGGCCCCAAGCCGGCCTCCGGCCTGGTCCTGCGCAGCCTGGCGCACTGA
- a CDS encoding DNA-3-methyladenine glycosylase: MIAPADRTPLSREFFDRPVLEVAPDLLGRVLVRTTPDGPIELRLTEVEAYDGPNDPGSHAYRGPTPRNSVMFGPPGHVYVYFTYGMWHCMNLVCGPEGTASGILLRAGEIIEGAELARKRRISARNDRELAKGPARLATALDVDRALDGTDACAAGAASITVLTGTPVTTDQVSSGPRTGVAGDGGVHPWRFWITNDPTVSPYRAHAPRRRST; the protein is encoded by the coding sequence ATGATCGCGCCCGCTGACCGTACGCCCCTCTCCAGGGAGTTCTTCGACCGGCCGGTACTGGAGGTAGCCCCAGATCTCCTCGGCCGCGTCCTCGTACGCACCACTCCGGACGGTCCGATCGAACTGCGCCTCACAGAGGTAGAGGCGTACGACGGCCCCAACGACCCCGGCTCCCACGCCTATCGAGGCCCCACACCCCGCAACAGCGTGATGTTCGGTCCGCCCGGTCATGTGTACGTCTACTTCACCTATGGCATGTGGCACTGCATGAACCTGGTGTGCGGCCCCGAGGGCACGGCCAGCGGGATCCTGCTCCGCGCCGGCGAGATCATCGAGGGTGCCGAGCTCGCCCGCAAACGACGAATTTCAGCCCGAAACGACAGGGAACTGGCCAAAGGCCCGGCTCGCCTGGCCACCGCCCTTGATGTGGACAGAGCCCTCGACGGTACGGACGCCTGCGCGGCCGGGGCCGCGTCGATCACGGTCCTGACCGGCACCCCTGTCACCACCGACCAGGTGAGCAGCGGTCCGCGCACCGGCGTGGCCGGCGACGGGGGTGTCCACCCCTGGCGTTTCTGGATCACCAACGACCCTACGGTCAGCCCCTATCGGGCCCATGCACCCCGTCGTCGCTCAACTTGA
- a CDS encoding sporulation protein, translating into MAFKKLLASLGAGGASVETVLTEVNVVPGGVVQGEVRIQGGSVNQQIEGLSVGLQAKVEVEGGDQEYKQDIEFTKVRLGGAFEVQAGAVHVVPFGLEIPWETPVTMIDGQPLRGMNIGVTTELAIARAVDSGDLDPINVHPLPAQKAILDAFVQLGFRFKNADLERGHIRGTRQKLPFYQEVEFFPPSQYRGLNQVELSFVADEHSMDVVLEMDKKPGLFSEGSDTFRSFQVGLHDYQSTDWAAYLNQWLAEVGSKRSWF; encoded by the coding sequence ATGGCGTTCAAGAAGCTGCTCGCGAGCCTGGGTGCCGGTGGGGCTTCGGTCGAGACGGTGTTGACGGAGGTCAACGTCGTTCCGGGCGGTGTCGTCCAGGGTGAGGTGCGGATCCAGGGCGGTTCCGTCAACCAGCAGATCGAGGGGCTGTCCGTCGGGCTTCAGGCCAAGGTCGAGGTCGAGGGCGGTGACCAGGAGTACAAGCAGGACATCGAGTTCACGAAGGTGCGGCTGGGCGGCGCCTTCGAGGTACAGGCCGGTGCCGTGCACGTCGTGCCGTTCGGGCTGGAGATCCCTTGGGAGACGCCGGTCACGATGATCGACGGTCAGCCACTGCGAGGCATGAACATCGGGGTGACCACCGAGCTGGCGATCGCCCGTGCGGTCGACTCCGGTGATCTGGACCCCATCAACGTGCACCCGTTGCCCGCGCAGAAGGCGATCCTGGACGCATTCGTCCAGTTGGGCTTCCGTTTCAAGAACGCGGACCTGGAGCGCGGCCACATTCGTGGTACGCGGCAGAAGCTTCCCTTCTACCAGGAGGTCGAGTTCTTCCCCCCGTCTCAGTACCGGGGCCTGAACCAGGTCGAGTTGAGCTTCGTCGCCGACGAGCACTCGATGGACGTCGTGCTGGAGATGGACAAGAAGCCGGGGCTGTTCAGCGAGGGCAGTGACACCTTCCGCTCGTTCCAGGTGGGGCTGCACGACTACCAGAGCACCGACTGGGCGGCGTACCTGAACCAGTGGCTGGCCGAGGTCGGCAGCAAGCGCAGCTGGTTCTAG
- a CDS encoding YbhB/YbcL family Raf kinase inhibitor-like protein: MTELKRPPLPHDFHPPVPSFTVTSEDVEAGATLKDAQVYASGNTSPQLRWEGFPPETRSFAVTCYDPDAPTGSGFWHWVAFDIPASVTELPTGAGSGKFDGLPESVVQVRNDYGTRDFGGAAPPAGHGPHRYVFTVYAVDQEKLGPDADASPAVIGFNLRFHAIARAQLVGEYEVSAED, from the coding sequence GTGACCGAGCTCAAGAGGCCGCCGCTGCCGCACGACTTCCATCCGCCCGTGCCGTCGTTCACGGTCACGAGTGAGGATGTCGAGGCGGGTGCGACACTCAAGGACGCTCAGGTCTACGCGTCCGGCAACACCTCGCCGCAGCTGCGGTGGGAGGGGTTCCCGCCGGAGACCAGGAGTTTCGCGGTGACCTGCTACGACCCGGACGCGCCCACGGGCAGCGGGTTCTGGCACTGGGTCGCGTTCGACATCCCGGCCTCGGTGACCGAGTTGCCGACGGGCGCGGGCAGCGGGAAGTTCGACGGGCTGCCCGAGAGCGTGGTCCAGGTGCGCAACGACTACGGCACACGGGACTTCGGCGGTGCGGCGCCGCCGGCCGGGCACGGTCCGCACCGGTATGTGTTCACGGTGTACGCCGTGGATCAGGAGAAGCTGGGTCCGGACGCGGACGCGTCGCCCGCGGTCATCGGTTTCAACCTCCGGTTCCACGCGATCGCGCGTGCCCAACTCGTCGGTGAGTACGAGGTTTCCGCCGAAGACTGA
- a CDS encoding HNH endonuclease encodes MRDTLVLNASFEPLSTVTLNRAVVLVLQDKAVVEQAHPEIRMRGAAVDIPAPRVIRLCRYVRVPFRRQAPWSRRGVLVRDRHRCAYCGRRATTVDHVVPRAQGGQDSWLNTVASCSEDNHRKAARTPEQAGMPLLRLPFEPSPADAMLLSLGQDDLAALPEWLAQPAA; translated from the coding sequence ATGCGGGACACGCTGGTACTGAACGCGAGCTTCGAGCCGCTGTCGACGGTGACGTTGAACCGGGCCGTCGTTCTGGTGCTGCAGGACAAGGCTGTTGTCGAGCAGGCCCACCCCGAGATCCGTATGCGCGGAGCGGCGGTCGACATACCCGCGCCGCGTGTGATCAGGCTCTGCCGCTATGTCCGGGTGCCGTTCCGAAGACAAGCTCCGTGGTCGAGGCGGGGTGTGCTGGTCCGGGACCGGCACAGGTGCGCGTACTGCGGTCGGCGGGCGACGACCGTGGACCACGTGGTGCCGCGGGCGCAGGGCGGCCAGGACTCCTGGCTGAACACCGTCGCGTCGTGCTCGGAGGACAACCACCGCAAGGCGGCCCGGACTCCGGAGCAGGCGGGGATGCCGCTGTTGCGGCTGCCGTTCGAGCCGTCGCCTGCGGACGCGATGCTTTTGTCTCTCGGTCAGGATGATCTTGCTGCGCTGCCTGAGTGGTTGGCGCAGCCGGCGGCGTAG
- a CDS encoding SPFH domain-containing protein: MEPIIIVLIILVVLVFIALIKTIQVIPQASAAIVERFGRYTRTLNAGLNIVVPFIDTIRNRIDLREQVVPFPPQPVITQDNLVVNIDTVIYYQVTDARAATYEVASYIQAIEQLTVTTLRNIIGGMDLERTLTSREEINAALRGVLDEATGKWGIRVNRVELKAIEPPTSIQDSMEKQMRADRDKRAAILTAEGIRQSQILTAEGEKQSAILRAEGEAKAAALRAEGEAQAVRTVFEAIHAGDPDQKLLSYQYLQMLPKIAQGDANKLWIVPSEIGDALKGLSGAMGSFGNLGGGGSGDGGNSGGGGTERREKPSITD; encoded by the coding sequence ATGGAACCCATCATCATCGTCCTGATCATTCTGGTGGTGTTGGTCTTCATCGCCCTGATCAAGACCATCCAGGTCATTCCACAGGCCAGCGCAGCCATCGTGGAACGGTTCGGCCGGTACACGCGGACACTCAACGCGGGCCTGAACATCGTCGTTCCGTTCATCGACACCATCCGCAACCGCATCGACCTCCGCGAGCAGGTCGTGCCGTTCCCGCCGCAGCCGGTGATCACCCAGGACAACCTGGTCGTCAACATCGACACCGTCATCTACTACCAGGTGACGGACGCGCGCGCGGCGACGTACGAGGTCGCCAGCTACATCCAGGCCATCGAGCAGCTCACCGTCACCACGCTCCGCAACATCATCGGTGGCATGGACCTGGAGCGGACCCTGACCTCCCGCGAGGAGATCAACGCGGCCCTGCGCGGAGTCCTCGACGAGGCCACCGGCAAGTGGGGCATCCGCGTCAACCGCGTCGAGCTGAAGGCGATCGAGCCGCCGACCTCCATCCAGGACTCGATGGAGAAGCAGATGCGCGCCGACCGTGACAAGCGCGCCGCGATCCTCACCGCCGAAGGTATCCGCCAGTCCCAGATCCTCACCGCGGAAGGTGAGAAGCAGTCCGCGATCCTGCGCGCCGAAGGTGAGGCCAAGGCCGCCGCCCTGCGCGCCGAGGGCGAGGCCCAGGCCGTCCGTACGGTCTTCGAGGCCATCCACGCCGGTGACCCGGACCAGAAGCTCCTCTCCTACCAGTACCTCCAGATGCTCCCGAAGATCGCCCAGGGCGACGCCAACAAGCTCTGGATCGTCCCCAGCGAGATCGGAGACGCGCTCAAGGGCCTGTCCGGCGCCATGGGCAGCTTCGGCAACCTGGGCGGCGGCGGTTCGGGCGACGGAGGCAACTCGGGCGGTGGCGGCACCGAACGCCGAGAAAAGCCGTCAATCACAGACTGA
- a CDS encoding NfeD family protein: MNDIDAWVWWLVGAVALGIPLVVTAMPEFGMLAVGALAASGAAGLGGGVVVQVLVFAVVSTALIAVVRPIATRHRADRPQHRTGIDALKGKQAVVLERVDGAGGRIKLAGEIWSARSLDTQLAYEVGQEVDVVEIEGATAIVM; encoded by the coding sequence GTGAACGACATCGACGCATGGGTGTGGTGGCTCGTCGGCGCGGTGGCGCTGGGTATCCCGCTCGTGGTGACCGCGATGCCGGAGTTCGGCATGCTCGCCGTGGGCGCGCTGGCGGCTTCCGGTGCGGCCGGACTCGGCGGCGGAGTGGTCGTCCAGGTGCTCGTCTTCGCCGTCGTGTCGACCGCGCTCATCGCCGTCGTACGGCCCATCGCGACCAGGCACCGCGCGGACCGGCCCCAACACCGCACCGGAATCGACGCGTTGAAGGGCAAACAGGCCGTCGTCCTGGAACGCGTCGACGGCGCCGGTGGCCGGATCAAGCTCGCCGGAGAGATCTGGTCGGCCCGCTCCCTGGACACCCAACTCGCCTACGAAGTAGGCCAGGAGGTGGACGTCGTCGAGATCGAGGGGGCCACGGCGATCGTCATGTGA